One genomic segment of Phyllopteryx taeniolatus isolate TA_2022b chromosome 12, UOR_Ptae_1.2, whole genome shotgun sequence includes these proteins:
- the pou1f1 gene encoding pituitary-specific positive transcription factor 1 codes for MASQAFGVDSFPPLAGDSPLPIFMHHSSASDCLPSTSHGHSMVSAVSSGLSLGQPSKRSQMQLSTTSLGNPLGNSPPSLHYPVTPCHYSNQQATYGIMAAQEMLSASISQTCILQTCGVPPPNMVSAANPLQGSLTPCLYKFPDPGLSSSSCALSHGFSSLPSALLITDEAPGGPSVGEMKVNIQRKSIRELEDTPAMDSPQIQELEMFANDFKIRRIKLGYTQTNVGEALAAVHGSEFSQTTICRFENLQLSFKNACKLKAILAKWLDEAELARALNSDKIGINERKRKRRTTISLGAKEALEHSFVEKSKPSSQEIARIAKGLHLEKEVIRVWFCNRRQREKRVKTSLSSCLAKLSPNCIAQMSKTHQPLI; via the exons ATGGCGTCTCAGGCATTCGGTGTTGACTCTTTCCCGCCTCTGGCAGGAGACTCTCCTCTGCCAATTTTCATGCACCACAGCTCTGCCAGTGACTGCCTGCCAAGCACCTCCCACGGCCACAGCATGGTCTCTGCAG TGTCATCCGGGCTGTCCCTGGGTCAGCCCTCCAAGCGTTCCCAAATGCAACTATCCACCACCTCCCTGGGAAACCCTCTTGGCAACAGCCCCCCCAGCCTCCACTACCCTGTCACCCCGTGTCACTACAGCAACCAGCAGGCTACCTATGGCATTATGGCAG CTCAGGAGATGCTCTCTGCAAGTATTTCTCAGACTTGTATCCTGCAAACATGTGGCGTCCCTCCACCTAACATGGTGAGCGCTGCAAACCCGCTGCAAG GTTCACTGACTCCATGCCTGTACAAGTTTCCAGATCCCGGTCTGAGCAGCAGCTCGTGTGCATTAAGTCACGGTTTCTCCTCACTGCCCTCGGCCCTCCTGATAACTGACGAGGCCCCAGGAGGCCCCTCTGTGGGTGAGATGAAAGTCAACATCCAGAGGAAGAGCATCCGTGAGCTGGAGGACACCCCCGCTATGGACTCCCCGCAGATTCAAGAGCTGGAGATGTTTGCTAATGACTTCAAGATAAGGAGGATCAAACTTG GCTACACTCAGACCAACGTGGGTGAGGCCCTCGCCGCCGTGCACGGGTCAGAGTTCAGTCAGACCACCATCTGCCGCTTTGAGAATCTACAGCTGAGCTTCAAGAACGCCTGCAAACTGAAGGCCATTCTGGCCAAGTGGTTGGACGAAGCTGAGCTCGCTCGAG CTCTGAACAGTGATAAAATTGGAATAAATGAGcggaagaggaaaagaagaacaacTATCAG CCTGGGAGCTAAGGAGGCTCTTGAGCACAGCTTTGTAGAAAAAAGTAAGCCATCTTCCCAGGAAATAGCCCGGATAGCCAAAGGGCTCCACCTGGAGAAGGAGGTGATCCGGGTGTGGTTCTGTAACAGGCGCCAGAGGGAGAAACGGGTCAAAACCAGCCTCAGCTCCTGCTTGGCCAAATTAAGTCCAAACTGCATAGCCCAGATGAGTAAAACACACCAGCCACTGATATAA
- the chmp2ba gene encoding charged multivesicular body protein 2Ba isoform X1, producing MASLFKKKTVDDIIKEQSRELRGTQRQITRDRVSLEKQEKQIEAEIKKMAKSGNRQACKILAKQLVQLRKQKNHTYAVSSKATAISIQTKLMNSQMKMAGAMSTSAKTMQAINKKMDPQKTMKTMQDFQKENMKMGMTEDMINDTMDDFLDESGDDEESEDIVNQVLDEIGIEISGKMVRAPAAGKSVPGAAAESKKATLSDEEIERQLRALGVD from the exons ACATTATCAAGGAACAATCAAGGGAGTTACGTGGCACCCAGAGACAGATCACAAGAGACAGAGTGTCCCTGGAGAAGCAAGAGAAGCAAATT GAAGCAGAGATCAAGAAAATGGCGAAGAGTGGTAACCGGCAGGCCTGTAAGATCCTAGCCAAGCAGTTGGTCCAGCTGAGGAAGCAGAAGAACCACACATACGCAGTCAGCTCCAAAGCCACCGCCATATCTATTCAGACCAAACTCATGAACTCCCAAATGAAGATGGCTGGGGCCATGTCTACATCAGCAAAG ACAATGCAAgcgataaacaaaaaaatggatccTCAGAAGACTATGAAGACCATGCAAGATTTCCAGAAGGAAAACATGAAGATGGGCATGACGGAGGACATGA taaacgaTACCATGGATGACTTCTTGGATGAATCTGGAGATGATGAGGAATCTGAGGACATTGTCAACCAAGTTCTGGATGAAATTGGTATTGAGATCTCAGGAAAG ATGGTCCGTGCTCCAGCTGCAGGAAAGAGTGTCCCCGGAGCCGCCGCCGAGTCCAAAAAGGCCACTTTGTCCGACGAAGAGATCGAGAGACAGCTCCGCGCCCTGGGCGTGGACTAA
- the chmp2ba gene encoding charged multivesicular body protein 2Ba isoform X2 — translation MAKSGNRQACKILAKQLVQLRKQKNHTYAVSSKATAISIQTKLMNSQMKMAGAMSTSAKTMQAINKKMDPQKTMKTMQDFQKENMKMGMTEDMINDTMDDFLDESGDDEESEDIVNQVLDEIGIEISGKMVRAPAAGKSVPGAAAESKKATLSDEEIERQLRALGVD, via the exons ATGGCGAAGAGTGGTAACCGGCAGGCCTGTAAGATCCTAGCCAAGCAGTTGGTCCAGCTGAGGAAGCAGAAGAACCACACATACGCAGTCAGCTCCAAAGCCACCGCCATATCTATTCAGACCAAACTCATGAACTCCCAAATGAAGATGGCTGGGGCCATGTCTACATCAGCAAAG ACAATGCAAgcgataaacaaaaaaatggatccTCAGAAGACTATGAAGACCATGCAAGATTTCCAGAAGGAAAACATGAAGATGGGCATGACGGAGGACATGA taaacgaTACCATGGATGACTTCTTGGATGAATCTGGAGATGATGAGGAATCTGAGGACATTGTCAACCAAGTTCTGGATGAAATTGGTATTGAGATCTCAGGAAAG ATGGTCCGTGCTCCAGCTGCAGGAAAGAGTGTCCCCGGAGCCGCCGCCGAGTCCAAAAAGGCCACTTTGTCCGACGAAGAGATCGAGAGACAGCTCCGCGCCCTGGGCGTGGACTAA